Proteins encoded in a region of the Armatimonadota bacterium genome:
- a CDS encoding sugar ABC transporter substrate-binding protein gives MKRNGAWPWILLLSALSALPCGCGSEEAKATLRIANWGGAGDDSEFQRTIREIFQEFGTANRCRVLQEGIPGSQDYVSKMLLNFVAKSTPDIMTVDASSASVFVDNGALMDLSPYLARDKDISLDEFFPNVVDICRRGDKVYAIPGDFTPMVLYYNKRLFDQAGVPYPDGNWNFAEFREAAAKLTIKDKQYGFAFSNWMPGWIMFLWNNGADVLSPDGTKAGGFIDSPKAVEAVTFLRDLVNAGYAPSLSASAATGVDFFATGRAAMGVSGHWAITGYKESKDIKMSEIGVAPLPTNLAKSVTVMYEAGLAISKEAKNPDLAWKYLKFFTSYAIQKRYNKTGIAVDARKDVAAERGTDPLERAFLDIVPSARPPWGSRVMGYDYLETAGTKAMEAILQGADPKTALTEAARRIDAYFQLR, from the coding sequence GTGAAGCGCAACGGTGCGTGGCCCTGGATTCTGCTGCTCTCTGCGCTATCGGCGCTGCCGTGCGGCTGCGGCTCCGAAGAAGCAAAGGCAACCCTTCGCATCGCCAACTGGGGCGGCGCAGGCGACGACAGCGAGTTCCAGCGCACCATCCGAGAAATCTTTCAGGAGTTCGGAACGGCCAACCGATGCCGCGTGCTCCAGGAAGGGATCCCGGGCTCCCAAGACTACGTCAGCAAGATGCTGCTGAACTTCGTCGCGAAGTCCACGCCCGACATCATGACCGTCGACGCATCGAGCGCCTCGGTGTTTGTGGACAACGGCGCATTGATGGACCTCAGTCCCTACCTTGCCAGGGACAAGGACATTTCGCTCGATGAGTTCTTCCCCAACGTCGTGGACATCTGCCGGCGCGGCGACAAGGTCTACGCCATCCCGGGCGACTTCACGCCCATGGTGCTCTACTACAACAAGCGCCTCTTCGACCAGGCTGGGGTGCCCTACCCCGACGGCAACTGGAACTTCGCAGAGTTCAGAGAGGCGGCGGCGAAGCTGACGATCAAAGACAAGCAGTACGGCTTCGCCTTTTCGAACTGGATGCCCGGATGGATCATGTTCCTCTGGAACAACGGCGCCGACGTTCTGAGCCCCGACGGGACCAAGGCCGGCGGCTTCATCGATTCGCCGAAAGCCGTCGAGGCGGTGACGTTTCTGCGCGATCTGGTGAACGCCGGCTACGCTCCCTCGCTGAGCGCCTCGGCAGCCACGGGCGTGGACTTCTTTGCCACGGGCCGCGCCGCGATGGGCGTCAGCGGACACTGGGCGATCACGGGCTACAAAGAGTCAAAGGACATCAAGATGTCCGAGATCGGCGTCGCGCCGCTGCCGACCAACCTGGCGAAGAGCGTGACCGTGATGTACGAAGCTGGCCTGGCGATCAGCAAGGAGGCCAAGAACCCGGACCTGGCTTGGAAGTACCTGAAGTTTTTCACCAGCTACGCCATCCAGAAGCGCTACAACAAAACCGGCATCGCGGTGGACGCCCGCAAGGACGTCGCCGCCGAGCGCGGCACAGACCCTCTGGAAAGGGCGTTTCTCGACATCGTTCCGAGCGCCCGTCCGCCGTGGGGGTCACGGGTAATGGGCTACGACTACTTGGAGACCGCAGGCACCAAGGCCATGGAGGCGATCCTCCAAGGAGCGGACCCAAAGACGGCCCTCACCGAAGCGGCAAGGAGGATCGATGCTTACTTCCAATTGCGCTAA
- a CDS encoding sugar ABC transporter permease, translated as MFALFPLLYTFYLSFFKWNLIQESKQFVGAANYRYSFSDGLFWNAMGNSFRFALGSVPFGMAVALGVAILVNQKLRGITVFRTIYYIPAISSGVAIAMLWIYVYLPETGLINSLLGMAGITNKTDFLQNPGWAMSALVFMSVWVGLGPKMILFLAGLMGIPPALYEASELDGASKWQSFWHVTLPMLAPTTFFVMVTSTIGAFQLFTPVYMMTKGGPQDTTDVVGYHIYIEAWQKFLVGIAGAKSFILLLVIAIFAFLQYRMMKKQLEGYWVG; from the coding sequence GTGTTCGCGCTCTTCCCGCTGCTCTACACTTTCTATCTCAGCTTCTTCAAGTGGAACCTGATCCAGGAGAGCAAGCAGTTCGTGGGGGCCGCGAACTACCGCTACAGCTTCAGCGACGGCCTGTTCTGGAACGCGATGGGCAACTCGTTTCGGTTCGCGCTGGGAAGCGTGCCGTTCGGCATGGCGGTCGCGCTTGGGGTGGCGATCCTGGTCAACCAGAAGCTGCGGGGCATCACGGTCTTCCGCACGATCTATTACATCCCGGCCATCAGTTCGGGCGTCGCCATCGCGATGCTCTGGATCTATGTCTATCTGCCCGAGACCGGTCTCATCAACTCGCTGCTCGGCATGGCGGGCATCACAAACAAGACCGACTTCCTTCAGAACCCGGGTTGGGCCATGTCGGCGCTCGTCTTCATGAGCGTATGGGTCGGGCTCGGGCCCAAGATGATCCTGTTTCTGGCGGGGCTGATGGGCATTCCGCCGGCACTCTACGAGGCCAGCGAGCTCGACGGCGCCTCCAAGTGGCAGAGCTTTTGGCACGTGACCTTGCCGATGCTCGCGCCGACCACGTTCTTCGTGATGGTCACCAGCACGATCGGCGCGTTCCAGCTTTTCACGCCGGTGTACATGATGACCAAGGGCGGCCCGCAGGACACGACCGACGTGGTCGGCTACCACATCTACATCGAGGCGTGGCAGAAGTTCCTGGTCGGCATCGCCGGGGCGAAGTCGTTTATTTTGCTTCTAGTCATCGCCATCTTCGCGTTTCTGCAGTATCGGATGATGAAAAAGCAGTTGGAGGGGTATTGGGTGGGATGA